Sequence from the Nasonia vitripennis strain AsymCx chromosome 5, Nvit_psr_1.1, whole genome shotgun sequence genome:
CCGAGAGACGGATAACCGCGGCGTTACCTCGGTAACGCCTGGAAAAGAGCAGCTCACTGTTCAGCGATTTTTCCTCGGCCGTAGCTTTATAACGGGAGAAATGTTGGATATACGTGGATCGAATTGTGAGCTGCGGTGCGGCGGTTCCGGCGATTTATGCGAAAGTCACGGACTAGTCTCGAAACTGCAGCAGCTCCAGTTTTGCGGACGACCAACAATCGTAGTCAGTTCGAGCAATTAGGATCTGATGTGAACTTTGGAACTGTTGCGGTAGCTGATCGCTACTGTAGGgcttttttaatgtatttttcgactggaaaatttaatttcgatTCGTGCGTCGTTTCGCAGATTCGATAAAAATTATGCTCGACGCTCTGATGGTGCTTTACGTCTTGCGGGGCTAATTCACTATGCagagaatttaattaaaactcaCGACGACGTTGAAAAGTCGGCTGTACTCGAGCATTTCTACttgtatatttgtaaaataggAAAAAATAGTGCTTCGGCaagaatttatcaatattGAGCGGCAACTCAGCGCGGACTTTTTTGCatagcgatatttttttttttgcttgttTTGCAAAGTCGATGGATGAGCTTCGCTCGAGACTTTAATTCGAGAAAGATGCTATCCGTTTCCGATATACACTGTCGCGTCGGAGCTCGTATTATTTTGTATCGCTATGTTACGAATCTTTTTGCTTGCGGATTGTAATCTGTCATAAGAGATATACCTATATCTTTATGATCCACACGTGCGCCTAAAACGTGACTCGATGCGCGAGCCAGTGGATAAAGTGGAATGTTGGTATATTTTCCATAGAAAGGTTTTCGAGATATCCTCTTTGGATGTAGCTTCTatgtaaatcaaaaaatgcGAATATCTCCTTATCAGCCGTTGTCTGCTGGTGGATGTTACTGACTGCACTTCCTTACGTTAGTCATAGAAATGATCGCATTTCTCGTACATTCTTTATATACATTGTGATAAACATTCCCGCAAGCCTAGTCCTGTACGAATAATTCGTGATAAAATACTTGTATGTGCATTGTGTCAGTTTCCTGAGAGATACAGAGCCACagtacataaatatttttataaagcagtCGTGATTCAGTCTTCGTACGAGTATAGACAGTTTTGACGAACCTTTTTGTAAGTgacaaaaatttatataattcagTTATTCAGTTATGGctgcaaagaaaaattcaattatacCTGCACTACTAATACCGATACCATTTTCGTGGAGAGTAAACGGCGTTACTTATTCTGAAAGTTGGGGCGTAACCCAATTCGAAGAGTCAAATCTGAAGTACGCGTGgatgataaataatttcaagtcGATTACCTTAAAAAATCTGAGCGATCCTATTTACTCGCCAGACTTTTGGCCGTCTGGCAATGAAAGTTTTAAATGGCATCTTAAACTAAATCCACAATCTAGTAAATATAGTACTTACATGGGCCTTTTCCTATCGCACGTCAATTACGATACTGTTCACGTAAACTATACATTGAGTATAGGTTCTGTAAAAGGAGAAACAAGTTATACCTTCAAAGGAATTACTGGTCTGGGGTGGGAAACCTTCATCGAGCGTAACAAGGCATTCAATAGTTGTCAATCAAATGGCACTTTGAAAAATGCACCCAACGTCATCCAATCGACCGGATATAAGAACCTGGAACGGTCAAAGCCGAGTCTCATGTATGAAGCTTTTCGCACTTTGGTCCAGGAGTACCGTTTAGGTATACAAGCGCCTTGAGTTTGAtccaaaagtaaaattaattctaTTACATAATCATCAATTTTTATCTGTTACATTAGAACTATCTCTGCCAATAAAAATACGAAACATTAATTTACTTATCAATCCcacattaataataataatcctcAAACGTCCGCATACGAAGCTCGATCTCCAAACGACGAAGTTTACACAATCCGGCCATGCAAGCAGACCTATTACGTCGAGTTATACTCTGAAAAAATCAATGCCCCCAATGATGCGCTTTCCGACTGAGATGGTGATGTACACACCACCACTGCGAGTATTTGCcctttctatatattttacgaaGATCATCGCGTTCTGCTGAGCAAAGCTCCATCAACTTCAAactttgaatttcccgccatAATTGTGCTTCATTAGCCTCGCGCGATAACGCATTAATTCACGTATGTGTGtttattatatacacacacacacatacacacacacacacacactttgtCGTAAAAGAGCCTCGAACTAGTTCTTGTTTGTCGAgagtttgaaaattcgagCGGAGCTTGCGCCtgtcataaaaaaaaacgaaacgaGCTTTCGGAAAGGgcgaagagagcgagcgcgaaaaGTTCAGCGTCGCTAATTAAACACGTCCCAGTGTAAATTTCCTAACAAACGGACACCGCCGCGTGAGCTGCTCGGCTTTGGTATTAGCTTTTACGACCGCTCGTGTAACGGACGTATGGACAGTCGCTGCGAAACGAGCTTTCGATTCTCGAGAGACTGCAATAAGTCGTTATTCGGTGGTGCGACGAGTTCAGCAAATAAGCTTCGCcgaatcgtaaaaaaaaactttaaatcgTCT
This genomic interval carries:
- the LOC116417555 gene encoding uncharacterized protein LOC116417555, which codes for MAAKKNSIIPALLIPIPFSWRVNGVTYSESWGVTQFEESNLKYAWMINNFKSITLKNLSDPIYSPDFWPSGNESFKWHLKLNPQSSSVKGETSYTFKGITGLGWETFIERNKAFNSCQSNGTLKNAPNVIQSTGYKNLERSKPSLMYEAFRTLVQEYRLGIQAP